In the genome of Xanthocytophaga agilis, the window CCTTTACTTTATCCTACTTCTTCTGTTTTTATTTCTTTCTTCGCCTTGTCAGCGAATCGGGATGCAAAAGTAGAAGTTGTTTTTGATTGCTGCAAGAAAAATCTAAAATTTATTTTCTTCTTTTTTTCTTACGCTGCTCGTCTTTGACTCTTTATTTGCGAGCAGGGTTACAAAAGTATATACCCCAATCCTTTTCTCCAAATATATTTTCAACTATTTATAGAGTAAAATCATGGTAAATCAATAACTCTCTCTATATCATCCAGAACAACAAATAAACAAATACGCCTTCTTCAACAGTAAAGTTGAAGAAGGCGTATTTGTTTATTTATAGGCAGAGACTGTTTCAATAGTGCCATTAGGTCGATGTGTTAATTCGGTAACTTTCACACTTCTTAAATGAGTTTTACCACCGGATAAAGAACTATCATGATAAAATAGATACCACTTCCCTTTAAACTGAACAATAGAATGATGATTTGTCCATCCAATAACAGGTTTAAGGATTACACCCTGATAAGTAAATGGACCATAAGGACTATCTCCAATAGCATATACTATATAATGTGTATCACCTGTAGAATAAGAGAAATAGTACTTGCCATCATATTTATGTAACCAAGAGGCTTCAAAAAAACGACGATTATGATCTCCAGCTAATAAAGGTTTTCCGTCTTTATCCAGAATCTGCACATCTCTTACTTTTTCATCAAAGTGGAGCATGTCTTTGCTAAGTCTGGCAACTTTAGGACTTAAAGCTACTTCATTAGAATCGGGCTCTTTACTATTTACATCATATTTGCCAGAACGCCATCTCTGTAATTGTCCGCCCCAGATTCCACCGAAGTACATATAATGTTTACCATCTGAATCCGCAAATACAGCAGGATCAATACTAAAGCTTCCTTCAATGGGTGTAGGTTCAGCTTTGAAAGGCCCTGTTGGAGAATCACTTTTAGCTACTCCTATCCGAAAAATATCTTGTTTGTCTTTTACAGGGAAATATAAATAGTAGGTTTTATTTGCATATGCCGCATCTGGAGCCCACAATTGACGTCCTGCCCAAGGAATATCTTTGATATTTAATGCGATGCCATTATCCTTTACACTTCCAGATACGCTATCCATAGATAAAATATGATAGTCTCTCATATCAAAATGATCTCCATTATCATTTTGGGGAATTCCAGCTTCAATATCATGAGAAGGATAAATATATAGCTTTCCATTAAATACATGAGCAGAAGGATCAGCAGTATAAATATCTGTAACCAATGGATCAGATATAGGATTCAAGCTATCTTCTTTAGTAGATGCTGTATGTACAGAGTCGGTAGCAGCGGATTCCTCTTTTTCGGAACTCTTGCTTGTGCAGGCACTCGTAAGACCCAGGACAAGTAACACAATGAAAGTAGGTACTTTTAAAGAGAGGTGTTTGATCATTTTTCTATAAGTAGATAGGTGAAAGATTAGATTGTCTTACTCTTTCGCTAAAGCGATCTGAATATGATCCAAATATAGAAAAATATTAAATGTTATCCTGACACTTTTATTATTTTTATAGATAATAGCATTTTTTACAGACTTTAATTAAGCTATTTTATACAGATAGTAGCTACTATTTAAATGAAGGCATTAAAAAAGCACCCCTGCTGGAACTATACAAATAGTTTGGCAGGGGTGCTTTATAGTTTAATAGAAAAACTATTTCTTCTTATTTTTAAAAGGAATACGGATTTTCATTTTTTGTGATACTGGCTTTCCGTTTTCCTGAGCAGGAGTCCAG includes:
- a CDS encoding glycoside hydrolase family 43 protein, translated to MIKHLSLKVPTFIVLLVLGLTSACTSKSSEKEESAATDSVHTASTKEDSLNPISDPLVTDIYTADPSAHVFNGKLYIYPSHDIEAGIPQNDNGDHFDMRDYHILSMDSVSGSVKDNGIALNIKDIPWAGRQLWAPDAAYANKTYYLYFPVKDKQDIFRIGVAKSDSPTGPFKAEPTPIEGSFSIDPAVFADSDGKHYMYFGGIWGGQLQRWRSGKYDVNSKEPDSNEVALSPKVARLSKDMLHFDEKVRDVQILDKDGKPLLAGDHNRRFFEASWLHKYDGKYYFSYSTGDTHYIVYAIGDSPYGPFTYQGVILKPVIGWTNHHSIVQFKGKWYLFYHDSSLSGGKTHLRSVKVTELTHRPNGTIETVSAYK